A portion of the Lolium rigidum isolate FL_2022 chromosome 1, APGP_CSIRO_Lrig_0.1, whole genome shotgun sequence genome contains these proteins:
- the LOC124683224 gene encoding putative serine/threonine-protein kinase-like protein CCR3, whose translation MALWTGLGQAATVAQLVGADVGGLMSMIMQAALTARQNRRECEQVARRVLMIAELLPYLEAYPEAVRPLAGLGDTLQEAHELVISCQGRSLAYQFAIAGRQADRFRDVQSRIDSYLILFPMISHIGITRRLDRIYNILVPDSATSSSSSPQVQEPAEVGQEVLPHGTEEFTLAEIARATNNFDPGNKIGFGGFGTAVYRGKLPDERKVAIKCVRYRNDTLEDEFSTELAILSRLRHKNIIHLTGWCKDKRWIRGRRMELDQLLVYEYMENGELHDHLHRRSSSSPLTVSWKMRIDVLLGVSRAIEHLHCHAMPRVIHRDIKSSNILLDSSWVPRLSDFGLSVAWETRNEDDTHAVVGTFGYLDPEYFQTGRLKPASDVYSLGVLMLEVLTGNQAMVKPQLDMVCFALPIIESGDLGELLDKRPAPEPTPRQLQALEYVAQTAARCVQMEGKDRPAISEVAASLETALELMCSHDSSVDAVLSTQPRMWDIFGRYRKIPGEV comes from the exons atggcgctgtggaccgggctgggtcaggcggcgacggtggcgcaGCTGGTCGGCGCAGACGTCGGTGGGCTCATGTCCATGATCATGCAGGCTGCGCTGACGGCTCGGCAGAACAGAAGGGAGTGCGAGCAGGTGGCACGCCGGGTCCTCATGATAGCGGAGCTGCTGCCGTACTTGGAGGCGTATCCGGAGGCGGTCCGGCCGCTGGCTGGGCTGGGCGACACGCTCCAGGAGGCGCACGAGCTCGTCATCTCCTGCCAGGGGAGGAGCCTGGCGTACCAATTCGCCATAGCCGGAAGGCAGGCCGACAGATTCAGGGACGTTCAGAGCAGGATCGACTCCTACCTCATCCTCTTCCCCATGATCAGCCACATCGGCATAACACGCCGCCTCGACCGAATCTACAACATCCTCGTTCCAGATAGCGCCACAAGCTCATCCAGTTCACCCCAGGTGCAG GAGCCTGCAGAGGTCGGTCAAGAGGTTCTACCGCATGGAACCGAAGAGTTCACGTTGGCAGAGATCGCGAGGGCCACCAATAACTTCGACCCTGGCAATAAGATCGGTTTTGGCGGCTTTGGAACGGCGGTGTACAGGGGCAAACTTCCCGACGAGCGGAAGGTGGCCATCAAGTGCGTCCGGTACCGGAATGACACTCTCGAGGACGAGTTCAGCACCGAGTTGGCCATCCTCTCCCGGCTCCGGCACAAGAACATCATCCACCTCACTGGGTGGTGCAAGGACAAGCGCTGGATCCGCGGCCGGAGAATGGAGCTGGACCAGTTATTGGTCTACGAGTACATGGAGAACGGCGAGCTCCACGACCACCTGCACCGCCGGTCCTCGTCGTCCCCCTTGACGGTGTCCTGGAAGATGCGCATCGATGTGCTCCTGGGCGTGTCGCGCGCCATCGAGCACTTGCACTGCCACGCCATGCCGCGGGTCATTCACCGCGACATCAagtcgtccaacatccttcttgaCTCCAGCTGGGTTCCGCGCCTGTCCGACTTCGGTCTGTCGGTCGCCTGGGAAACGAGGAACGAGGATGACACACACGCCGTCGTAGGCACGTTCGGGTACCTCGATCCGGAATACTTCCAAACAGGCCGTCTGAAACCGGCAAGCGACGTTTACAGCTTGGGCGTGTTGATGCTCGAGGTTCTAACAGGGAACCAGGCAATGGTGAAGCCACAGCTTGACATGGTTTGCTTCGCTCTGCCCATCATTGAGTCCGGCGATCTTGGGGAGCTGTTGGACAAGCGCCCAGCACCGGAGCCAACGCCGCGGCAGCTCCAGGCGCTGGAGTACGTGGCACAGACGGCAGCACGCTGCGTGCAGATGGAGGGGAAGGACCGACCGGCCATATCAGAGGTTGCCGCCAGCCTCGAGACGGCGCTCGAGCTCATGTGCAGCCATGATAGTTCGGTCGATGCAGTGTTGAGCACCCAGCCCAGGATGTGGGATATCTTCGGTCGTTACAGAAAAATACCCGGGGAAGTGTAG